One genomic window of Haloferax mediterranei ATCC 33500 includes the following:
- a CDS encoding PGF-pre-PGF domain-containing protein, translating to MVISVFAGPVSASLGSATHEVQPGGPPAQQLDTVPSDQLTTASENISVWDGAFLTLRPNTSDSRFDSAQAYKVKTVDTFVKSSVANKDLQKNPVYVYNAGSEVPFTFEGVSNDQLIDGKEVQLVAAKMEKGASVPRNISAVAQKLTNDEDVTASVVGSTTGTENENSFSFTPNESGLWMFAVATVDDGTGFSDTDSDGNLETNGNVTFVGVDALPVHEGSSSVDVPELAGNGQNVTVSVDASSLDASEVTHTVAIFNESDLTKYDQTINATDRSNITLETEIARVNGTGDIPSNANIMGVAPGSQSYSGSVTALSVFERFNNSTSNFDNISVVGPKATVHGSAVAKVAGNQTTVEVPIADDAPAGEYVVMHVATNQSGTNSVTDREPLQVAESVQLNLTANTTSPLAGNDVKFTVTREDTGATVEDANVTVDGTSMQTNANGVATVPVDTSGTLTATVSKAVAGGEVFADDTLALDVQSPATFEYSNLTVEPRQVLPGSNVTVNATIENVGDIAGSYNATLVVDGTAQTSSTGNLTPGQSTTVSFTKTFNTAGSYNVTIDERSTESDELISKSVRVVAAANSSVTNVSVAPSTIDTAERYSITATVENTGGLSDVVDLTYTVSNESTEEVYNTTQTLVVGPDATEQKTVSTLAPQELGSDDIENFTVEVNDVEANTKLTVAKSDRLPPTIRLQTPSQGLTPYGTPINLSVTDGSGVDSATYSFGNDSKTLSLDANGTATIATDSLEEGQKTLTVTATDTEGNELTRTFEFDFVSSPRIKSVTPTDVVGPSSTINATFADNRHGSSETGINASATTLVIDGQTVDLSGATTNTESALEIDFSELGVSLTEGEMTAKLTVEDDAGHATSRLFTFEYDETKPTADLSTDISEHVSANNTVNVTLDAGDANLETAQFVVEDSNGDAVYTRDVTTLAQASDDSFVVEWDATDDSGNKLSNGNYNLTLVSTDAGDNSQVGNATVSVDNNLPTYDLASIDGTDSTVYTNDSVNVTYSTDENVTIVYTLESETGVKKTFTRTSGQTSGADHTLDVTSALSDGTYSVKATVTDEANNERVVTRNNPVVVDTTKPGIAATLDFNEATGNLTVNVTSTESLATTPDAEVTYPNSNTEALTLTKVGSTTWTDELDTNASGEYTLDVSGTDLAGNSASDTSTSKVEGHNFSDDKTVLLVSASGDTFIHINASDSANLPDGQTVITLSDTNVPPNALSQGTAATRYLEANSGLSDDQIEEVSYGFSEDLDTTGQGFYITYIENGGTKVLPTERQTDPFGLNGDYYVGTRGGLSTYGAMVNDTTAPTITFDTPAEGATFNETENTVDVNATLSDDVEVNESSVTVTLDNGTDSMDVTGSAAITNESVNYTTHALAPGDYTVTIEASDTNLTANTATEQVNFTIEDDREAPSFTSFNPTEGETFPFGTSEFRLNATYEEASDAVNDTGIDTRNITVLYDGEDITSAADVTASGFDTNVTVSDTETHNLTVRVPDKAGNSIEQTTNFSVTADDTDPAVEITNPAEGDELSNTTTYANVTATVSDAESGVNLSSVAVTFDGTEVTSAANLDDLSNIWFNKTGLEPGTSHTVVVSAADADGNVNQSTVNFTVAPDETAPEITRVSSKDQTFDSTGTLAIEVNYTDPESGIDASAVTLLLDGEDVTENATVHPNPGASLELSSSDIGSGEHQLGVHVTNNNGDLTANETTFSVSQGSDIQVTNAGLNTTDVQINDPVEVSATVENFGDEDGTMALGVTGESQAGTTDFGVTKSVEVNASESKSVNFVITPDDAGTYSVMVNGTTTTNALTVTSPNADIQVLSESSVSPTTLLENEETTVTVTLGNLGGSGGTISGDVTRNGSTVYQIPSTTIASGAKKTFTFTDTPPSTGDYVYTFNGAEVGTVTVSQRAPSFSVDAGSSSISEQTVKPDETFTVSVDVDNVGTARGTFSKALKANGTALATESVTLDAGGSSTLTYSTSIDSDGNYTLTVDGVTLGTITVKTPTTGGGGGGGGGDDADDAYESGRLFHETQFDAPLKGGESVSAANITFSNETTGQVTVEERTSVPGIVGEPAETAVGYVKIQVPASARDEPSTLTFSVRQSRLDDLDLSASDLQVQRFNGDTGEWEALDTRVVNESSDTVVLEAETPGFSYFAITSKQVTTTTTEPPTTTTTEPPTTTDEPPTTDESPTTTGEPATTGTGVPGFGAVLAVIALLAVALIAVRRD from the coding sequence ATGGTAATCTCGGTCTTTGCAGGCCCCGTATCTGCAAGTCTCGGGAGTGCCACACATGAGGTACAGCCAGGCGGACCACCCGCCCAACAACTGGATACCGTTCCCAGTGACCAACTGACTACTGCATCCGAAAACATCAGTGTCTGGGACGGCGCGTTTCTCACGCTTCGGCCGAACACGTCCGACTCGCGGTTTGATTCGGCCCAGGCGTACAAGGTCAAGACTGTCGACACGTTCGTCAAATCGAGTGTCGCCAACAAGGACCTTCAGAAGAACCCCGTCTACGTCTATAACGCCGGTTCGGAGGTTCCCTTCACCTTCGAAGGCGTTTCGAACGACCAGCTAATCGACGGGAAAGAAGTCCAACTCGTCGCAGCCAAGATGGAAAAGGGTGCCTCGGTGCCCCGAAACATCTCCGCTGTTGCACAGAAACTCACCAATGACGAGGACGTGACCGCGTCTGTCGTCGGCTCGACAACTGGAACCGAAAACGAGAATTCGTTCTCGTTTACGCCCAACGAGTCCGGCCTCTGGATGTTCGCGGTCGCCACCGTCGATGACGGTACCGGTTTCTCCGACACCGACTCTGACGGTAACCTCGAAACGAACGGGAACGTCACCTTCGTCGGCGTCGACGCCCTCCCCGTCCACGAAGGCTCGTCGTCAGTAGACGTCCCAGAACTCGCTGGCAACGGCCAGAACGTGACAGTCTCCGTTGACGCCTCGTCGCTCGATGCGTCCGAGGTCACTCACACGGTCGCCATCTTCAACGAGTCCGACCTCACGAAGTACGACCAGACTATCAACGCGACGGACCGCTCGAACATCACGCTCGAGACCGAAATCGCGCGGGTCAACGGCACGGGTGACATCCCGTCCAACGCGAATATTATGGGCGTCGCCCCCGGCTCGCAGTCGTACTCCGGGAGCGTGACGGCCCTGTCAGTTTTCGAGCGCTTCAACAACTCCACCTCCAATTTCGACAACATCTCGGTTGTCGGCCCAAAGGCGACGGTTCACGGCTCTGCCGTGGCGAAGGTTGCGGGTAACCAGACAACCGTTGAAGTCCCCATCGCTGACGACGCCCCCGCGGGCGAGTACGTCGTGATGCACGTCGCGACGAACCAGTCCGGGACGAACTCGGTGACGGACCGAGAACCGCTGCAGGTCGCAGAGAGTGTCCAACTCAACCTGACGGCGAACACGACGTCCCCGCTCGCAGGCAATGACGTGAAATTCACTGTCACGCGCGAAGACACCGGCGCGACAGTCGAAGACGCGAACGTCACGGTCGATGGAACGAGCATGCAAACGAACGCCAACGGTGTGGCGACGGTCCCTGTCGACACGTCCGGGACGCTCACCGCAACCGTCTCGAAAGCGGTTGCCGGTGGCGAAGTGTTTGCTGACGACACGCTCGCACTCGACGTGCAGTCACCCGCAACGTTCGAATACAGTAACCTGACCGTCGAACCGCGGCAGGTCCTCCCCGGTTCCAACGTGACCGTGAACGCGACCATCGAGAACGTCGGCGATATCGCAGGAAGCTACAATGCGACACTCGTCGTCGACGGGACCGCTCAAACCTCGTCGACCGGTAACCTGACGCCCGGTCAATCGACGACGGTGAGCTTCACGAAGACGTTCAACACCGCCGGTAGCTACAACGTCACTATCGATGAACGCTCGACCGAGAGCGACGAACTCATCTCGAAGTCCGTCCGCGTCGTCGCGGCCGCAAATTCGAGTGTGACCAACGTGTCGGTCGCTCCGTCGACTATCGACACCGCCGAGCGCTACTCGATCACCGCGACGGTCGAGAACACCGGCGGACTCTCGGACGTTGTCGACCTGACGTACACCGTCTCCAACGAAAGTACGGAAGAAGTCTACAACACCACGCAGACGCTCGTCGTCGGTCCCGACGCGACCGAACAAAAGACCGTCTCGACGCTCGCCCCGCAGGAACTCGGCTCCGACGACATCGAGAACTTCACCGTCGAAGTCAACGATGTCGAGGCGAACACGAAGCTGACGGTCGCGAAGTCCGACCGGCTTCCGCCGACGATTCGACTCCAGACGCCGTCGCAGGGGCTGACCCCGTACGGCACGCCCATCAACCTCTCCGTTACTGATGGCTCGGGCGTCGACTCGGCAACCTACAGCTTCGGTAACGACTCGAAGACGCTCTCGCTCGACGCGAACGGCACCGCGACTATCGCGACCGACTCGCTCGAAGAGGGTCAGAAGACGCTCACCGTCACCGCGACGGACACGGAGGGTAACGAACTCACGCGGACCTTCGAGTTCGACTTCGTCTCCTCGCCGCGTATCAAGAGCGTCACCCCGACGGACGTCGTCGGTCCGTCGAGCACTATCAACGCGACGTTCGCCGACAACCGCCACGGTAGCTCGGAGACGGGCATCAACGCCAGCGCGACGACGCTCGTCATCGACGGGCAGACCGTCGACCTCTCGGGTGCGACGACCAACACCGAGTCCGCGCTCGAAATCGACTTCTCCGAACTCGGCGTCTCGCTGACCGAAGGCGAGATGACCGCGAAGCTCACGGTCGAGGACGACGCTGGTCACGCGACCTCGCGTCTGTTCACCTTCGAGTACGACGAGACGAAGCCGACGGCTGACCTCTCGACGGATATCTCGGAGCACGTGAGCGCCAACAACACGGTTAACGTCACGCTCGACGCCGGGGATGCGAACCTCGAAACCGCACAGTTCGTCGTCGAAGACTCCAACGGCGATGCGGTCTACACGCGCGACGTGACGACGCTCGCACAGGCGAGCGACGACTCGTTCGTCGTCGAGTGGGACGCCACTGACGACAGCGGTAACAAACTCTCCAACGGCAACTACAACCTCACGCTCGTGAGCACCGACGCTGGTGACAACAGCCAGGTCGGCAACGCGACCGTCTCTGTCGACAACAACTTGCCGACGTACGACCTCGCGTCCATCGACGGCACCGACAGCACGGTCTACACGAACGACTCGGTCAACGTCACGTACAGCACTGATGAGAACGTCACCATCGTATACACGCTGGAGTCTGAAACCGGCGTGAAGAAGACGTTCACGCGAACGTCGGGCCAGACGTCCGGTGCGGACCACACGCTCGACGTGACGTCCGCACTCTCGGACGGCACCTACAGCGTGAAAGCGACGGTCACCGACGAAGCGAACAACGAGCGCGTCGTCACCCGGAACAACCCGGTCGTAGTCGACACGACGAAGCCCGGAATCGCGGCAACGCTCGACTTCAACGAGGCGACGGGGAACCTCACCGTCAACGTGACGAGCACGGAATCGCTCGCCACGACGCCGGACGCAGAGGTTACGTACCCCAATTCGAACACGGAAGCCCTGACGCTCACGAAGGTCGGCTCGACGACGTGGACCGACGAACTCGACACGAACGCGTCCGGCGAGTACACGCTGGACGTTTCCGGAACCGACCTCGCCGGCAACTCGGCGAGCGACACCAGCACCTCGAAGGTTGAGGGTCACAACTTCTCGGACGACAAGACCGTCCTCCTCGTGAGTGCGAGCGGCGACACGTTCATCCACATCAACGCCAGCGACTCGGCGAACCTGCCGGACGGCCAGACGGTCATCACGCTGTCCGATACGAACGTTCCGCCGAACGCGCTCTCACAGGGCACCGCAGCAACGCGGTACCTCGAAGCGAACTCCGGACTGTCCGACGACCAAATCGAGGAAGTCTCCTACGGCTTCAGCGAAGACCTCGACACGACGGGACAGGGCTTCTACATCACCTACATCGAGAACGGTGGGACGAAGGTCCTCCCGACTGAGCGCCAGACCGACCCGTTCGGTCTCAACGGTGACTACTACGTGGGGACCCGCGGTGGACTGTCCACCTACGGTGCAATGGTGAACGATACGACCGCGCCGACGATTACCTTCGACACTCCGGCCGAAGGCGCAACGTTCAACGAGACCGAGAACACGGTCGACGTGAACGCCACGCTCTCGGACGACGTCGAAGTCAACGAATCGTCGGTCACAGTCACGCTCGACAACGGCACCGACAGCATGGACGTCACTGGCTCGGCGGCTATCACCAACGAGTCGGTGAACTACACGACGCACGCGCTGGCACCCGGTGACTACACGGTGACCATCGAAGCGTCGGACACGAACCTCACGGCGAACACGGCGACCGAGCAGGTCAACTTCACCATCGAAGACGACCGCGAAGCGCCGTCGTTCACTTCGTTCAACCCGACCGAAGGGGAGACGTTCCCGTTCGGAACGTCCGAGTTCCGCCTCAACGCGACCTACGAGGAAGCAAGCGATGCGGTGAACGACACCGGCATCGACACGCGGAACATCACCGTCCTCTACGACGGTGAAGACATCACCAGCGCGGCCGATGTCACGGCAAGCGGATTCGACACCAACGTCACGGTAAGCGACACCGAGACGCACAACCTGACGGTCCGCGTGCCCGACAAGGCCGGTAACAGCATCGAACAAACGACGAACTTCAGTGTCACGGCTGACGACACTGACCCCGCAGTCGAGATTACGAACCCCGCAGAGGGCGACGAACTCTCGAACACGACGACGTACGCAAACGTCACGGCGACCGTGTCGGACGCTGAGAGCGGTGTGAACCTCAGCTCAGTTGCGGTCACCTTCGACGGCACGGAGGTCACGAGCGCGGCGAACCTCGACGACCTCTCGAACATCTGGTTCAATAAGACGGGTCTCGAACCCGGCACGAGCCACACGGTCGTCGTCTCCGCGGCCGACGCGGACGGCAACGTCAACCAGTCGACGGTCAACTTCACGGTTGCCCCCGACGAGACCGCGCCGGAAATCACGCGAGTGAGCTCGAAGGACCAGACCTTCGACAGCACTGGCACCCTTGCTATCGAAGTGAACTACACCGACCCCGAGAGCGGTATCGACGCCTCCGCGGTGACGCTACTGCTCGACGGCGAGGATGTCACTGAGAACGCGACCGTCCATCCGAACCCCGGTGCCTCGCTCGAACTCAGTTCGAGCGACATCGGCTCCGGTGAGCACCAACTTGGTGTCCACGTCACCAACAACAATGGTGACCTGACGGCGAACGAGACGACGTTCTCGGTCAGCCAGGGTTCGGACATCCAGGTCACGAACGCTGGTCTCAACACGACCGACGTACAGATTAACGACCCAGTTGAAGTGAGCGCCACCGTCGAGAACTTCGGCGACGAGGACGGTACGATGGCTCTCGGCGTTACCGGCGAGAGTCAGGCCGGCACGACCGACTTCGGCGTCACGAAGTCCGTCGAGGTCAACGCCTCCGAATCGAAGTCCGTGAACTTCGTCATCACGCCGGACGACGCAGGTACCTACAGCGTCATGGTCAACGGAACGACCACGACCAACGCGCTGACGGTCACCTCGCCGAACGCGGATATCCAGGTGCTCAGTGAGTCGTCGGTCAGTCCGACGACGCTCCTTGAGAACGAGGAGACGACCGTCACGGTCACCCTCGGCAACCTCGGTGGGTCGGGCGGAACCATCTCGGGTGACGTGACCCGAAACGGTTCCACTGTCTACCAGATCCCGAGCACGACGATTGCCTCGGGTGCGAAGAAGACGTTCACCTTCACCGACACGCCGCCGTCGACCGGTGACTACGTCTACACCTTCAACGGCGCTGAAGTTGGAACGGTTACCGTCTCCCAACGCGCGCCGTCCTTCAGCGTCGACGCCGGTTCGAGTTCCATCTCGGAGCAGACGGTCAAACCGGACGAGACGTTCACCGTCTCGGTCGATGTCGACAACGTCGGTACCGCTCGTGGAACCTTCAGCAAGGCCCTGAAGGCGAACGGAACCGCACTCGCAACCGAGAGCGTCACGCTTGACGCTGGCGGCTCGAGTACGTTGACGTACTCCACGTCGATTGACTCTGACGGGAACTACACCCTCACGGTCGATGGCGTCACGCTCGGAACGATTACCGTCAAAACCCCAACCACCGGCGGTGGCGGTGGCGGCGGCGGTGGTGACGACGCGGACGACGCCTACGAGAGCGGCCGTCTCTTCCACGAGACGCAGTTCGACGCGCCGCTGAAGGGTGGCGAGTCGGTCTCCGCTGCGAACATCACCTTCAGCAACGAGACGACTGGTCAGGTCACCGTGGAAGAACGGACCAGCGTCCCCGGAATCGTCGGTGAGCCTGCGGAAACCGCGGTCGGCTACGTCAAGATTCAGGTTCCCGCTTCGGCACGCGACGAACCGTCGACGCTCACGTTCTCGGTCAGACAGAGCAGACTGGACGACCTCGACCTGAGCGCGTCGGACCTTCAGGTCCAACGGTTCAACGGCGACACCGGCGAGTGGGAAGCACTCGACACGCGCGTGGTCAACGAATCCAGCGACACGGTCGTTCTCGAGGCTGAAACGCCCGGGTTCTCCTACTTCGCCATCACGTCGAAGCAGGTGACGACCACGACGACCGAACCGCCGACGACCACGACGACTGAACCGCCGACGACGACCGACGAACCGCCGACGACGGACGAATCGCCCACCACGACGGGTGAACCGGCCACGACGGGTACTGGCGTCCCCGGCTTCGGTGCCGTGCTCGCCGTGATTGCGCTGCTCGCGGTCGCACTCATCGCGGTGCGCCGCGACTAG
- a CDS encoding NADP-dependent malic enzyme yields the protein MTLEDDARDYHRRPPSGKIEIATTKPTNTQRDLSLAYSPGVAAPCLDIADDETVAYDYTAKGNLVGVVSNGSAVLGLGDIGAQASKPVMEGKGVLFKRFADIDVFDVELGLDDPESFVQAVAAMEPTFGGINLEDIKAPECFEIEAGLRDEMSIPVFHDDQHGTAIISGAALLNAVDIADKDRSSLQVTFAGAGAAATATARFYVSLGIPRENITMCDIDGILSERRADAGDLNEYTEPFARGVDDGELEDAMEGADVFVGLSVGGIVSQDMVRSMADNPIIFAMANPDPEITYEDAKNARDDTVIMATGRSDYPNQVNNVLGFPFIFRGALDVRATEINEAMKRAAAEALANLARQDVPDAVVKAYGDEPLQFGPDYLIPKPLDQRVLYEVTPAVAEAAMESGAARRERDLDAYREELEARLGKSREMMRVVLNKAKSDPKRVALAEGEDEKMIRAASQLVEDGIAEPILIGRTTEILRTAEELGLDFDPTIANPHDGEWNHYVDHLYEQRQRKGLTRTEAAELVQQDSNHFASVMVDIGDADAMLTGLTHHYSSALRPPLQLIGTAEDATYAAGVYMLTFRNRVIFCADATVNLDPDEEVLAEVTKHTAELARRFNVEPRAALLSYSDFGSVNNAGTAKPQNAVKRLHDDPDVDFPVDGEMQADTALVEEMLTDTYDFTELDGPANVLVFPNLEAGNIGYKLLQRLGGAEAIGPMLVGMDKPVHVLQRGDEVKDIVNLAGIAVVDAQE from the coding sequence ATGACACTCGAGGACGACGCCCGAGACTACCACCGCCGACCACCGTCGGGGAAAATAGAGATTGCCACGACGAAGCCGACGAACACGCAGCGCGACCTGAGCCTCGCGTACTCCCCTGGTGTGGCGGCCCCGTGTCTCGACATCGCAGATGACGAAACGGTCGCGTACGACTACACGGCAAAGGGAAACCTCGTGGGTGTCGTCTCGAACGGCTCTGCGGTCCTCGGTCTCGGCGATATCGGCGCGCAGGCGTCGAAGCCGGTCATGGAGGGCAAGGGCGTCCTGTTCAAACGCTTCGCCGACATCGACGTGTTCGACGTCGAACTCGGCCTCGATGACCCCGAGTCATTCGTGCAGGCCGTCGCGGCGATGGAACCGACCTTCGGTGGCATCAATCTCGAAGACATCAAAGCGCCGGAGTGCTTCGAAATCGAGGCCGGTCTCCGCGACGAAATGTCGATTCCCGTCTTCCACGACGACCAACACGGCACGGCCATCATCTCCGGAGCGGCGCTCTTGAACGCCGTCGATATCGCCGACAAAGACCGCTCCTCGCTACAGGTCACTTTCGCGGGTGCGGGCGCGGCAGCGACGGCGACAGCCCGGTTCTACGTTTCGCTCGGCATCCCCCGCGAGAACATCACGATGTGCGACATCGACGGAATTCTCTCGGAGCGTCGCGCCGACGCAGGCGACCTCAACGAGTACACCGAACCCTTCGCCCGCGGCGTCGACGACGGCGAACTCGAAGATGCGATGGAAGGTGCGGACGTGTTCGTCGGTCTCTCTGTGGGCGGCATCGTGAGTCAGGACATGGTCCGGTCGATGGCCGACAATCCCATCATCTTCGCGATGGCGAACCCGGACCCCGAGATTACCTACGAGGATGCCAAGAACGCCCGCGACGACACGGTCATCATGGCGACGGGTCGCTCGGACTACCCGAATCAGGTGAACAACGTTCTCGGGTTCCCGTTCATCTTCCGTGGCGCGCTCGACGTGCGCGCGACCGAAATCAACGAGGCGATGAAGCGCGCCGCCGCCGAGGCGCTTGCAAACCTCGCTAGACAGGACGTTCCTGACGCCGTTGTCAAAGCCTACGGCGACGAACCGCTGCAGTTCGGTCCCGACTACCTCATCCCCAAACCGCTCGACCAGCGCGTGCTTTACGAAGTGACGCCTGCCGTCGCCGAGGCGGCGATGGAAAGCGGTGCGGCACGCCGCGAGCGCGACCTCGACGCGTACCGCGAAGAACTCGAAGCGCGCCTCGGCAAGTCCCGCGAGATGATGCGCGTCGTCCTCAACAAGGCGAAATCCGACCCCAAGCGCGTCGCCCTCGCGGAGGGAGAAGACGAGAAGATGATTCGCGCGGCGAGTCAACTGGTCGAAGACGGCATCGCCGAGCCGATTCTCATCGGGCGCACGACGGAGATTCTCCGGACGGCCGAAGAACTGGGTCTCGATTTCGACCCGACCATCGCCAACCCCCACGACGGCGAATGGAACCACTACGTCGACCACCTCTACGAGCAACGCCAGCGGAAGGGCCTCACCCGAACCGAGGCGGCCGAACTCGTCCAACAGGACTCGAACCACTTCGCCAGCGTGATGGTCGATATCGGCGATGCCGACGCGATGCTCACGGGTCTCACGCATCATTACTCATCGGCGCTTCGACCGCCACTCCAGCTTATCGGCACCGCCGAGGACGCGACCTACGCCGCTGGCGTCTACATGCTGACGTTCAGGAACCGCGTGATTTTCTGCGCCGACGCGACGGTCAACCTCGACCCCGACGAAGAGGTGCTCGCCGAGGTGACGAAACACACAGCCGAGCTCGCCCGCCGGTTCAACGTCGAACCGCGCGCCGCACTCCTCTCGTACTCCGATTTCGGCAGCGTCAATAACGCCGGTACCGCCAAGCCACAGAATGCAGTGAAACGCCTGCATGACGACCCGGACGTTGACTTCCCGGTCGACGGCGAGATGCAGGCCGACACGGCCCTCGTCGAAGAGATGCTCACCGATACCTACGACTTCACGGAACTCGACGGGCCTGCAAACGTCCTCGTCTTTCCGAACCTCGAAGCGGGTAACATCGGCTACAAACTCCTCCAGCGCCTCGGCGGCGCGGAGGCTATCGGTCCGATGCTCGTCGGTATGGACAAACCCGTCCACGTCCTCCAGCGCGGCGACGAAGTCAAAGATATCGTCAACCTCGCTGGGATTGCGGTGGTCGACGCGCAAGAATAG
- a CDS encoding molybdate ABC transporter permease subunit: MSQQHASYRSRGGSLTSVSQWRGVTLVLACVLFVYYLLPVVALWTSQSPSALVDGITSEFVLTAATNSIVAASLSTLLAVIFGVPLAYWLSRTKFRGQNVVLAIVMLPLVLPPVVSGMLLLKVVGPAGLGRVVTVPLTRSLFGVILAQTYVASPFLVVTAKTAFDGVDRELEAAARSLGEDGLGAIRRITLPLAKPGILAGVTLTFARAIGEFGATLMMAYYPRTLPVQIWVSYLSTGLDAALPVAVVLIGIAVSAIFIVHALGTNPWE, translated from the coding sequence ATGTCCCAACAACACGCTAGCTATCGCTCCCGCGGTGGCTCACTCACGTCGGTATCGCAGTGGCGCGGCGTCACGCTGGTGCTCGCTTGCGTCCTCTTCGTCTATTATCTCCTGCCGGTCGTCGCGCTCTGGACGTCGCAATCGCCGAGCGCGTTGGTCGACGGCATTACGAGCGAGTTCGTTCTGACGGCGGCGACCAACTCAATCGTCGCGGCGTCTCTTAGCACGCTACTTGCGGTCATCTTCGGGGTACCGCTGGCGTACTGGCTCTCGCGGACGAAGTTCCGCGGGCAGAACGTGGTGCTCGCAATCGTGATGCTTCCGCTCGTCCTGCCGCCGGTCGTAAGCGGGATGTTGCTACTCAAAGTCGTCGGTCCGGCGGGACTCGGACGCGTGGTCACCGTTCCGCTGACGCGCTCGTTGTTCGGCGTCATTCTCGCCCAGACGTACGTCGCCTCACCGTTTCTGGTCGTCACCGCGAAGACGGCGTTCGATGGGGTCGACAGAGAACTTGAGGCGGCCGCCCGCTCGCTCGGCGAAGACGGACTCGGTGCCATTCGGCGGATTACGCTTCCGCTCGCCAAACCCGGGATTCTCGCCGGCGTGACGCTGACGTTCGCTCGGGCTATCGGCGAGTTCGGCGCGACGCTCATGATGGCGTACTATCCGCGGACCCTCCCCGTCCAGATTTGGGTGTCGTACCTCTCGACGGGTCTCGATGCGGCGCTTCCCGTCGCGGTCGTCCTCATCGGCATCGCGGTGAGTGCGATTTTCATCGTTCACGCGCTCGGGACGAATCCGTGGGAGTGA
- a CDS encoding extracellular solute-binding protein, whose amino-acid sequence MNQSPPGWSRRAFLAATAGLATTTGCVGRSSSNSAVTLLVAGSLQNALTTGFEPPADTRIEVEAHGSARAARMVADQQRDPDIVALADPALFTAPLSVPWYATFANNAVVLAYNPSTPEGKRFESADTWFAPLLDGGVRLGRTDPDLDPLGYRTRFALTLAADYYDRPALGNDLLSREQIYPETQLLAQFDAGSIDAAFVYRSMAVERGYPSLDLPAAINLSDPEHASSYATTSYTLPDGVVVRGSPIQYAATQRTKTEAATAVFDALVETATEYLESHGFTVHAEQPTYSGDVPTTR is encoded by the coding sequence ATGAATCAGTCCCCGCCGGGCTGGAGCCGTCGGGCGTTTCTTGCGGCGACCGCCGGGCTTGCGACGACAACTGGCTGTGTCGGCAGGTCCTCGTCGAATTCGGCGGTCACGCTCCTCGTCGCCGGAAGTCTTCAGAACGCGCTCACGACTGGCTTCGAACCGCCGGCAGATACCCGCATCGAGGTCGAAGCTCACGGGTCGGCTCGGGCCGCCCGCATGGTCGCAGACCAGCAGCGTGACCCGGATATCGTCGCACTCGCGGACCCCGCGTTGTTCACGGCACCGCTTTCGGTTCCGTGGTATGCGACCTTCGCCAACAACGCAGTCGTACTCGCGTACAATCCATCGACGCCTGAAGGGAAGCGATTCGAATCCGCCGACACGTGGTTTGCTCCACTACTCGACGGTGGTGTTCGACTCGGCCGTACCGACCCTGACCTCGACCCGCTTGGCTACCGGACGCGGTTCGCGCTCACGCTCGCTGCCGACTACTACGACCGCCCAGCACTAGGCAACGACCTCCTGTCTCGCGAGCAAATCTATCCCGAGACGCAACTTCTTGCGCAGTTCGACGCCGGGAGCATCGACGCCGCGTTCGTCTATCGAAGTATGGCTGTCGAGCGGGGGTACCCGTCTCTCGACCTCCCGGCGGCGATTAATCTGAGTGATCCCGAACACGCCTCGTCGTACGCGACGACCAGTTACACACTCCCCGATGGGGTCGTCGTTCGCGGGTCACCCATTCAGTACGCCGCAACGCAGCGGACGAAAACCGAGGCCGCGACGGCCGTCTTCGACGCCCTCGTCGAAACCGCGACGGAGTACCTCGAATCGCACGGCTTTACCGTCCACGCCGAACAGCCCACCTACTCCGGAGATGTCCCAACAACACGCTAG